A genomic stretch from Porphyromonadaceae bacterium W3.11 includes:
- a CDS encoding FtsX-like permease family protein yields the protein MIKQYFKQAWRILRENPVLSIITILGTALSICMIMMRVMADEVKFGNLAPETKRDRMLSVRSVRMGEKKGGNANYSMLGLKLINELILPLQTPEKTAFYSTGNFSARKPGVIEGKDLFCKMTNEDYWDCFEHEFLFGSPFTEADVKAGSKKVVIRDKWAKEIFETADVVGKSILLDDVEYIICGVVKTMSSLAHHANSNLWIPYTAHLQDDGMSYPGGFRSILLAKNPKDFKKIIEEFNEKVDARNANDPTWDVTFMGQPDTFYVSYYRFSDNTVPDMKAVRTRKLKDYALYLLIPAINLALMTSSRMLQRRHELGVRRAYGARNAQVFQQVIWESLLFTIIGAVLGFFLSLGGMFGLSEILFNGLNVASLNLSVWNYLQPRVFLYAIGFCLLLNLVSAIIPAVKFSRSNIVNNLK from the coding sequence ATGATTAAGCAATATTTCAAACAAGCGTGGCGGATCCTGCGGGAGAATCCTGTGCTGAGTATCATCACGATACTCGGTACAGCCCTCTCCATCTGTATGATCATGATGCGCGTGATGGCGGATGAGGTCAAGTTTGGCAACCTCGCCCCCGAGACCAAACGTGATCGCATGCTCTCCGTAAGGAGTGTCAGGATGGGGGAGAAGAAGGGAGGTAATGCGAATTATAGCATGTTGGGACTAAAGCTCATCAATGAACTCATTTTACCACTTCAGACTCCCGAAAAGACTGCATTCTACTCCACAGGTAATTTCTCAGCAAGAAAACCAGGAGTGATCGAAGGGAAGGATTTATTCTGCAAAATGACCAATGAGGATTATTGGGATTGCTTTGAGCATGAATTTCTCTTTGGCTCTCCTTTTACAGAAGCGGATGTGAAAGCGGGAAGCAAGAAGGTGGTGATCAGAGATAAATGGGCCAAAGAAATCTTCGAAACTGCAGATGTTGTGGGTAAGAGTATCTTACTTGATGATGTAGAGTATATCATCTGTGGGGTCGTAAAGACCATGAGCTCTTTGGCTCATCACGCCAATAGTAATCTCTGGATTCCCTATACTGCACATTTGCAAGATGACGGGATGAGCTATCCAGGCGGATTCCGTTCAATACTTTTGGCAAAGAATCCTAAGGACTTTAAGAAAATCATTGAGGAATTTAATGAAAAGGTAGATGCCAGAAATGCCAATGACCCGACTTGGGATGTTACTTTCATGGGACAGCCAGATACCTTTTATGTCTCCTATTATAGATTCTCTGATAATACTGTACCAGATATGAAGGCGGTGCGAACCAGAAAACTCAAGGATTACGCCCTCTATCTGCTTATTCCTGCCATCAACTTGGCATTGATGACTTCTTCGAGGATGCTACAGCGACGCCATGAGTTGGGAGTGCGAAGAGCGTATGGAGCAAGAAACGCACAAGTTTTCCAACAAGTGATATGGGAGAGCCTGCTCTTTACGATTATCGGGGCTGTGCTGGGCTTTTTCCTCTCTTTAGGGGGAATGTTTGGTTTGTCTGAAATCTTATTTAATGGATTGAATGTTGCTTCACTAAATTTGTCCGTTTGGAATTATCTGCAACCAAGGGTCTTTCTTTACGCCATAGGCTTTTGCCTGCTACTCAATTTGGTATCGGCAATTATTCCAGCAGTTAAGTTTTCGAGAAGCAATATTGTAAATAATCTGAAGTAA
- a CDS encoding ABC transporter ATP-binding protein has protein sequence MIELQEVYKIYRTEEIETVALENVNLEVMEGEFMSVMGPSGCGKSTLLNVMGLLDQPTKGQILIDGLDTNGMKDKELARFRNENLGFVFQSFHLINSLNVLDNVELPLLYRKVGESERRKLAKEVLERVGLSHRMKHFPAQLSGGQCQRVAIARAVIGNPSIILADEPTGNLDSTMGAEIMQLLHQLNQEDGRTIVMVTHDEDKAAETQRTVRFLDGRQIS, from the coding sequence ATGATTGAACTACAGGAGGTGTATAAGATTTACCGTACTGAAGAGATTGAAACTGTAGCACTAGAAAACGTAAATCTAGAGGTCATGGAGGGTGAATTTATGTCTGTGATGGGACCTTCTGGTTGTGGAAAGTCCACCCTCCTAAATGTGATGGGGCTATTAGATCAGCCCACCAAGGGTCAAATACTCATTGATGGACTTGATACCAATGGGATGAAGGATAAGGAATTGGCTCGCTTTAGAAATGAAAATCTGGGCTTTGTCTTCCAGAGCTTCCACCTCATCAATTCACTTAACGTACTGGATAATGTAGAGCTTCCATTGCTGTACCGCAAGGTGGGTGAGAGCGAGCGTCGCAAACTGGCTAAGGAAGTACTAGAGCGCGTGGGGCTATCTCATCGTATGAAGCACTTCCCAGCTCAGCTATCAGGAGGACAGTGCCAGAGAGTAGCTATCGCTAGAGCAGTAATTGGTAATCCATCTATCATCCTTGCGGACGAGCCTACTGGTAATCTAGACTCAACGATGGGTGCTGAGATTATGCAATTGCTTCACCAGCTCAATCAAGAGGATGGACGGACCATCGTCATGGTTACACACGACGAAGACAAGGCTGCTGAAACACAGAGAACTGTACGCTTCTTAGACGGCCGACAGATATCTTAA
- a CDS encoding ABC transporter permease gives MIKQYFKQAWRILRENPVLSIITILGTALSICMIMVQVMTENVKYGHLPPETKRDRMLIIKRASVKTTTQSTSEPDQDGSTKTITTTNTNTGPLGYQLISKVFVPMKTPEAIGFFQYEYSEAKLTDSDEALDVLAFLCNSEYWKCFEFRFLTGSAFTNSDVESMAKKAVLSKAFALKLFGSADVLGRRFYIHKGEEFEVCGVVETPSSLATYAQASMWIPHTSTSLISQEDRDEISGGFSVILLAKSKRNFKDIRNEVKEKLDEFLSHTPNTEVNIYSQPDTYRESKLRRSDQEPKTKAMYRRIFALLLLFLVVPAINLSLMTNSRMNRRAHEIGVRRAYGATTHNILWQVIWESLLFTIIGSIFGFLLSIWGVFGLSKILFKGYNFGELNISLWNLLQPRVLILAILFCLLLNLISAIVPAIRYARSNIIQNLYDE, from the coding sequence ATGATAAAGCAATACTTTAAACAAGCGTGGCGGATCCTGCGGGAGAATCCTGTGCTGAGTATCATCACGATACTCGGTACAGCCCTCTCCATCTGCATGATCATGGTGCAGGTGATGACAGAAAATGTGAAGTATGGGCACCTACCACCCGAAACCAAAAGAGACCGTATGCTAATCATAAAAAGAGCATCGGTTAAGACCACGACACAAAGTACTTCGGAGCCTGATCAAGATGGGTCCACTAAGACTATAACCACAACTAATACAAACACTGGACCATTGGGATACCAATTGATTTCTAAAGTTTTTGTTCCAATGAAAACACCTGAAGCCATTGGATTCTTTCAATACGAATATAGTGAAGCTAAACTTACTGATTCGGACGAGGCACTCGATGTTTTAGCTTTTTTGTGTAATTCAGAATATTGGAAGTGCTTTGAATTTAGATTCTTAACAGGGTCTGCATTTACCAATAGTGATGTGGAGTCTATGGCAAAGAAAGCTGTGTTGTCTAAAGCATTTGCTTTGAAACTCTTTGGATCAGCAGATGTGTTGGGGCGTAGGTTTTACATTCATAAAGGAGAGGAATTTGAAGTCTGCGGAGTAGTAGAGACACCTTCAAGCCTAGCCACTTATGCACAAGCCTCGATGTGGATTCCACATACTTCAACTTCACTTATTTCACAAGAAGATCGAGATGAGATATCTGGAGGATTTAGTGTGATATTATTAGCAAAAAGTAAACGTAACTTCAAAGATATCCGTAATGAAGTCAAAGAAAAACTTGATGAATTTTTATCACATACTCCTAATACAGAAGTGAATATATATTCACAGCCTGATACATATCGGGAATCAAAATTAAGAAGGAGCGATCAAGAGCCAAAAACAAAAGCAATGTATCGCAGAATTTTTGCTCTACTTCTTTTGTTTTTGGTTGTTCCAGCTATAAATCTAAGCTTGATGACCAATTCGAGAATGAATCGGCGTGCCCATGAGATCGGGGTAAGGAGAGCTTATGGAGCTACCACCCATAATATTTTATGGCAAGTTATTTGGGAGAGTTTGCTCTTTACGATTATTGGCTCAATCTTTGGCTTCCTATTGTCTATATGGGGGGTATTCGGGCTTAGCAAGATATTATTCAAAGGATACAATTTTGGAGAGCTAAATATTTCCCTCTGGAATCTTTTGCAGCCAAGAGTTTTGATTTTAGCAATCCTCTTCTGCTTGCTTCTTAACTTAATTTCTGCCATTGTTCCTGCTATCAGGTATGCAAGGAGTAATATAATACAAAACCTTTATGATGAATAG